In Syntrophomonadaceae bacterium, the DNA window CTCCTTCAGTTATCAGGGCCAGGGTACCGTGTTTAAGCTCGCCGGCAGCATAGGCCTCGGCATGGATATAGGAAATTTCCTTCAATTTCAGTGAGCCTTCTAAAGCTACGGCATAGTCCAGGCCCCGGCCGATGAAGAAAGCATCATCCCATTGGGATATTCTTTCCGCCCATTTCTTGATCGTACTTTCTTGGGCCAGCACATCGTGGACCTGCTGGGGAAGGCTCTGCAATGCCTTTGCCAGTTCTACGGCTGCCTCAGGAGCAATAGTCCCCCTGGCCTGACCCAGGAAGCCGGCCAGGAGATACATCGCTTCCAACTGGGTGATATAGGCCTTGGTTGAAGCTACGGCTATTTCCGGTCCGGCCATGGTATAGATCACATCATGGGCTTCCCGGGCAATCGAACTCCCCACCACGTTGGTGACTGCAACTACCCGCGAGCCCCGTTGTTTGGCGGCCCTTAAACCGGCCAGGGTATCTGCGGTTTCACCCGACTGGCTGATAATCACTGTTAAGGTGTTCTCATCTACCAGAGGATCCCGGTAGCGAAACTCGGAGGCAATATCCACTTCTACCGGCATCCGCACCAGTTTTTCCATGATATATTTACCGACAATCCCGGCATGAGCAGCTGTTCCGCAGGCCACGACTGCAACTTTTTGCAGGGAGCGGATCTGGGCCAAAGTGAGTCTTACTTCCGGCAAGAGGACCGTGCCGTCTTCTTTCAGCCTGCCGCCAATCGTATCCCGCAAGGCCCGGGGCTGCTCATGGATCTCCTTTAACATAAAGTGGGGATACCCGGCCTTTTCCGCTGCCTGCAGGTCCCACTGCACATAGAAGGGTTTTCTGGTAACCTGCTGTCCGTTTTGATCATAAACGGTCGCATCTGCCGCAGTCAGCACTGCTACTTCGTGGTCTTCCAGGATCAGGGCATTTCTGGTATGGTTTAAAAGGGCCGGAATGTCGGATGCCAGGAAGGTTTCTCCCTGCCCCAAGCCAATAATCAGGGGGACGTCTTTTCGCACCGCTACAATTTTCTCAGGATCCTTGGCACACAAGACTGCCATGGCATAGGAGCCTTCCAGCCTGGCGACGGCCTGCTGGACGGCAGCCAAAAGGTCCCCCTGGTAGAACTGTTCTACTAAGTGAGGTAAGACTTCGGTATCGGTTTCCGAGCGAAAAGAATGCCCCTGTTCAAGCAGCCACTCTTTTAAAGGCTGGAAGTTTTCGATTATCCCGTTATGGACAACGGCGATTTGCCCCTGGCAATCCAAATGGGGATGGGCATTGCTGTCGGATGGCTTTCCGTGGGTAGCCCACCGGGTATGGCCAATCCCGATACTGCCTTCAGGCGTTTCCCCATTTAAAGCTTCCGCCAGCGAACTTAGTTTTCCCTCCTTTTTCACTACTTTCAACTGCTGTTCTTCCATCGCCACGATCCCTGCCGAATCATAGCCTCGATATTCTAATTTTTTTAAACCCTCCAGCAAGATTGGGGCAGCTTGCTGGTGGCCTACATAACCAACGATACCGCACATGGGGTTCACTCCCTTTTTTATTATCTAGACTTAGCATTCAGTAGTCAGACCCCCACGCCACCTATGGCGGCACCATCAGAGGAACGAAAATGGGGTCTATTTTCAGGGCAGTAGTCAGTATTCAGTAGCAAGTAGCCTGTCGTAAGAGACGCAGAGTTTGCCCTCTTTGTACTTTTAAATTCTGACCACTGAATTCTGAATACTGATTTCATGTTTGGTCACCAACACCCTTTGGCGCCGGGATTGCTCCCGGAATTTGCGGTGTCTTTCCGGCCTGACCGGGCCGAGGGGCATCCGCCGATTTTCGATCAACCCCTACCTCGTCAACCACTCCGTCAAAAACCTTTGCCGGGTGGTTCAGGCGCTTACTGGGGCAAACTGGCTTCTCACTAAATCACCCCTTTCATAGTTCTTGCACTTTTTGGCATCACCTCCTTCACTTCTGAATAGCACTACAGCCTCTTGGCAGCCTCCGCTATTCCCCCTACTAACCGCTCCAATTGGGCCTGATCCGGGCCCTCGGCCATAATGCGGAGCAGGGACTCGGTACCGGAGGGCCGCACCAGCAAACGGCCCTGACTCCCTAAGATTTGTTCAGCCCGGGCCAATGCCGCCATTAATTCCGGATCAGATAGAGCCTTGGTTTTGTCCTTCACCGGCACATTAACTAAGACCTGTGGGAATTTGGTCATCTGGGCTGCCAACTCAGCCAGGCTGCGGGAAGAGCTGGCCATGATCCTGATGAGCTGCAGGCCGGTCAAAAGGCCGTCCCCGGTGGTATTGTGCTCCAGGGAAATAATGTGGCCGGACTGTTCGCCGCCCAGCACGGCCTTGCTATGCAGCATTTCTTCTAAAACATAACGGTCGCCTACTTTAGTTTTTTTAGCCTTGATGCCGGCTTTTTCTAATGCCTGAAAAAGCCCCAGGTTGCTCATTACTGTAACCACAACAGTATTGCCGGCCAGTTTTTGATGCTGCTGCAAGTCCAAAGCATAGGCGACTAAGATTTGGTCGCCGTCTACCAGATTGCCATTGGCATCCACCGCCAGCACCCGGTCGGCATCCCCGTCGAAGGCCAGGCCTAAATCAGCGCCTTTTTCCACTACGGCGTGGCAGAGCGCCTCCGGATGGGTAGAACCGCACCCGGCGTTAATATTTACCCCATCAGGCATGTTAAAAATTGGATACACCTGCAGGCCCAAAGATTCCAATAGTCGCGGCGCTACACTGCTAGCTGCCCCATTCGCGCAATCTACAACAACCTTAATTCCGGCAGCATTATTAACTGTTCTGTGTAAGGAATCCAGATAGAGTTCGATTGCCTCAATCTGATCGGTAACCTGTCCGATTCTATCAGCGGTAGGGCGGGGCAAATTATCTGCCTCAGCAAGAACCAGTTTTTCAATTTCCAGTTCCAATGCATCGGGCAGTTTATAGCCGTTACCGGCAAAGAATTTGATGCCGTTATCACTGTAATGGTTGTGGGAAGCCGAAATCATTACACCGGCAGTGGCTGCCAGGGCTTTTGTCAAATAGGCCAAGGCCGGGGTAGGCAAAATACCCAGGTTGATCACTTTTGCTCCTACAGAACAAAGACCAGCAGTCAAAGCTGCCTGCAGCATATCCCCCGAGATGCGAGTGTCCCTGCCTACGGCAATAGTTGGTCTCGTTGTTGCCTTGGCCAGAACATCGGCCCCTGCCCTGCCCAACCGGTAAGCCAGTTCCGGAGTTAAGTCCTTGTTTGCCACTCCTCTTACGCCATCAGTACCAAATAATGTCACTTTTGTCAAGTACCTCCTCTGTCAGATCTGTTTTTCAGGCAGAGTATACCGCCGGATGATCGCCTCAGCCACCTTGATGCCATCTACGGCAGCGCTGATTATTCCTCCGGCATAACCAGCGCCCTCACCTGCCGGATACAGGCCTGGTGTATTAATAGAACAGCAATCTTCATCCCTCAGGATACGCAAGGGGGCAGAAGTGCGGGTTTCTACCCCGGTTAATACGGCCTTA includes these proteins:
- the glmS gene encoding glutamine--fructose-6-phosphate transaminase (isomerizing), whose amino-acid sequence is MCGIVGYVGHQQAAPILLEGLKKLEYRGYDSAGIVAMEEQQLKVVKKEGKLSSLAEALNGETPEGSIGIGHTRWATHGKPSDSNAHPHLDCQGQIAVVHNGIIENFQPLKEWLLEQGHSFRSETDTEVLPHLVEQFYQGDLLAAVQQAVARLEGSYAMAVLCAKDPEKIVAVRKDVPLIIGLGQGETFLASDIPALLNHTRNALILEDHEVAVLTAADATVYDQNGQQVTRKPFYVQWDLQAAEKAGYPHFMLKEIHEQPRALRDTIGGRLKEDGTVLLPEVRLTLAQIRSLQKVAVVACGTAAHAGIVGKYIMEKLVRMPVEVDIASEFRYRDPLVDENTLTVIISQSGETADTLAGLRAAKQRGSRVVAVTNVVGSSIAREAHDVIYTMAGPEIAVASTKAYITQLEAMYLLAGFLGQARGTIAPEAAVELAKALQSLPQQVHDVLAQESTIKKWAERISQWDDAFFIGRGLDYAVALEGSLKLKEISYIHAEAYAAGELKHGTLALITEGVPVIALATQPDLYDKMVSNITEVKARGAYVTALTLPGSKEIAKAVDEVFYLPEANPLITPVLTVVPLQLLAYYAAICRDCDVDKPRNLAKSVTVE
- a CDS encoding phosphoglucosamine mutase gives rise to the protein MTKVTLFGTDGVRGVANKDLTPELAYRLGRAGADVLAKATTRPTIAVGRDTRISGDMLQAALTAGLCSVGAKVINLGILPTPALAYLTKALAATAGVMISASHNHYSDNGIKFFAGNGYKLPDALELEIEKLVLAEADNLPRPTADRIGQVTDQIEAIELYLDSLHRTVNNAAGIKVVVDCANGAASSVAPRLLESLGLQVYPIFNMPDGVNINAGCGSTHPEALCHAVVEKGADLGLAFDGDADRVLAVDANGNLVDGDQILVAYALDLQQHQKLAGNTVVVTVMSNLGLFQALEKAGIKAKKTKVGDRYVLEEMLHSKAVLGGEQSGHIISLEHNTTGDGLLTGLQLIRIMASSSRSLAELAAQMTKFPQVLVNVPVKDKTKALSDPELMAALARAEQILGSQGRLLVRPSGTESLLRIMAEGPDQAQLERLVGGIAEAAKRL